One window from the genome of Cervus elaphus chromosome 8, mCerEla1.1, whole genome shotgun sequence encodes:
- the LOC122698259 gene encoding aflatoxin B1 aldehyde reductase member 2-like isoform X2 translates to MGTLQGMYNATTRQVEAELLPCLRRFGLRFYAYNPLAGGLLTGRYKYEDKDGKQPEGRFFGNSWAEVYRNRASPLPTAAGETLHRDWGILKLAAGPVTWGN, encoded by the exons atggggactctccag GGCATGTACAACGCCACCACCCGGCAGGTGGAGGCGGAGCTGCTGCCCTGCCTCCGGCGCTTTGGACTGAGGTTCTACGCCTACAACCCTCTGGCTG GAGGCCTGCTGACCGGCAGGTACAAGTATGAGGACAAGGACGGGAAACAGCCCGAGGGCCGCTTCTTTGGGAACAGCTGGGCAGAGGTCTACAGGAATCG AGCCTCCCCCTTGCCCACGGCGGCAGGAGAAACCTTGCATCGGGACTGGGGAATCCTGAAGCTTGCTGCTGGCCCTGTCACCTGGGGCAACTGA
- the LOC122698259 gene encoding aflatoxin B1 aldehyde reductase member 2-like isoform X5, with amino-acid sequence MDQQDVGMYNATTRQVEAELLPCLRRFGLRFYAYNPLAGGLLTGRYKYEDKDGKQPEGRFFGNSWAEVYRNRASAGMRSS; translated from the exons atggatcaacaagatgtg GGCATGTACAACGCCACCACCCGGCAGGTGGAGGCGGAGCTGCTGCCCTGCCTCCGGCGCTTTGGACTGAGGTTCTACGCCTACAACCCTCTGGCTG GAGGCCTGCTGACCGGCAGGTACAAGTATGAGGACAAGGACGGGAAACAGCCCGAGGGCCGCTTCTTTGGGAACAGCTGGGCAGAGGTCTACAGGAATCG GGCCTCTGCAGGGATGCGGTCATCCTAG
- the LOC122698259 gene encoding aflatoxin B1 aldehyde reductase member 2-like isoform X4 has protein sequence MDQQDVGMYNATTRQVEAELLPCLRRFGLRFYAYNPLAGGLLTGRYKYEDKDGKQPEGRFFGNSWAEVYRNRHYLWTAGKLLIFQDL, from the exons atggatcaacaagatgtg GGCATGTACAACGCCACCACCCGGCAGGTGGAGGCGGAGCTGCTGCCCTGCCTCCGGCGCTTTGGACTGAGGTTCTACGCCTACAACCCTCTGGCTG GAGGCCTGCTGACCGGCAGGTACAAGTATGAGGACAAGGACGGGAAACAGCCCGAGGGCCGCTTCTTTGGGAACAGCTGGGCAGAGGTCTACAGGAATCG ACATTATCTGTGGACTGCTGGGAAGCtcctcatctttcaagatttataG
- the LOC122698259 gene encoding aflatoxin B1 aldehyde reductase member 2-like isoform X6: MDQQDVGMYNATTRQVEAELLPCLRRFGLRFYAYNPLAGGLLTGRYKYEDKDGKQPEGRFFGNSWAEVYRNRFPQCLWE; encoded by the exons atggatcaacaagatgtg GGCATGTACAACGCCACCACCCGGCAGGTGGAGGCGGAGCTGCTGCCCTGCCTCCGGCGCTTTGGACTGAGGTTCTACGCCTACAACCCTCTGGCTG GAGGCCTGCTGACCGGCAGGTACAAGTATGAGGACAAGGACGGGAAACAGCCCGAGGGCCGCTTCTTTGGGAACAGCTGGGCAGAGGTCTACAGGAATCG GTTTCCCCAGTGTCTCTGGGAGTGA
- the LOC122698256 gene encoding aflatoxin B1 aldehyde reductase member 3-like isoform X1, with translation MAQSYPRGVPTRPATVLGAMEMGRRMDVPSSAAAVRSFLEHGHTEIDTAFVYADGQSESILGGLGLGLGGRDCKVKIATKANPLEENSLKPDSLRFQLETSLRRLQCPRVDLFYLHLPDHGTPVEETLRACHQLHQEGKFVELGLSNYAAWEVAEICTLCRSNGWIQPTVYQGMYNATTRQVEAELLPCLRRFGLRFYAYNPLAGGLLTGRYKYEDKDGKQPEGRFFGNSWAEVYRNRYWKEQHFEGIALVEKALQAAYGSSAPSMTSAALRWMYHHSQLQGLRGDAVILGMSSLEQLEENLAAVKAGSLEPAVVQAFDQAWRLVAHDCPNYFR, from the exons ATGGCCCAGTCGTACCCACGGGGTGTCCCGACCCGGCCCGCCACCGTCTTGGGCGCCATGGAAATGGGGCGCCGCATGGACGTGCCCAGCAGCGCCGCGGCCGTGCGCAGCTTCCTGGAGCACGGGCACACCGAGATCGACACGGCGTTCGTGTACGCCGACGGCCAGTCCGAGAGCATCCTGGGCGGCCTGGGGCTCGGGCTGGGCGGCCGCGACTGCAAAG TAAAAATTGCCACCAAGGCCAATCCATTGGAAGAAAACTCACTGAAGCCTGACAGCCTCCGGTTCCAGCTGGAGACGTCCCTCCGGCGGCTGCAGTGTCCCCGAGTGGACCTGTTTTACCTGCACCTGCCGGACCACGGCACCCCCGTGGAAGAGACGCTGCGCGCCTGCCACCAGCTGCACCAGGAG GGCAAGTTCGTGGAGCTCGGCCTCTCCAACTATGCCGCCTGGGAGGTGGCCGAGATCTGTACCCTGTGCAGGAGCAACGGCTGGATCCAGCCCACCGTGTACCAG GGCATGTACAACGCCACCACCCGGCAGGTGGAGGCGGAGCTGCTGCCCTGCCTCCGGCGCTTTGGACTGAGGTTCTACGCCTACAACCCTCTGGCTG GAGGCCTGCTGACCGGCAGGTACAAGTATGAGGACAAGGACGGGAAACAGCCTGAGGGCCGCTTCTTTGGGAACAGCTGGGCAGAGGTCTACAGGAATCG CTACTGGAAGGAGCAGCACTTCGAGGGCATCGCCCTGGTGGAGAAGGCCCTGCAGGCTGCGTACGGCAGCAGCGCCCCCAGCATGACCTCAGCCGCCCTCCGGTGGATGTACCACCACTCCCAGCTCCAG GGCCTCCGCGGGGATGCGGTCATCCTGGGCATGTCCAGCCTGGAGCAGCTGGAAGAGAACTTAGCAGCTGTCAAGGCAGGGTCCCTGGAGCCGGCCGTCGTGCAGGCCTTTGATCAGGCCTGGCGCCTGGTCGCCCACGATTGCCCCAACTACTTCCGCTAG
- the LOC122698256 gene encoding aflatoxin B1 aldehyde reductase member 3-like isoform X2, whose product MAQSYPRGVPTRPATVLGAMEMGRRMDVPSSAAAVRSFLEHGHTEIDTAFVYADGQSESILGGLGLGLGGRDCKVKIATKANPLEENSLKPDSLRFQLETSLRRLQCPRVDLFYLHLPDHGTPVEETLRACHQLHQEGKFVELGLSNYAAWEVAEICTLCRSNGWIQPTVYQGMYNATTRQVEAELLPCLRRFGLRFYAYNPLAGGLLTGRYKYEDKDGKQPEGRFFGNSWAEVYRNRYWKEQHFEGIALVEKALQAAYGSSAPSMTSAALRWMYHHSQLQILRSAAGPP is encoded by the exons ATGGCCCAGTCGTACCCACGGGGTGTCCCGACCCGGCCCGCCACCGTCTTGGGCGCCATGGAAATGGGGCGCCGCATGGACGTGCCCAGCAGCGCCGCGGCCGTGCGCAGCTTCCTGGAGCACGGGCACACCGAGATCGACACGGCGTTCGTGTACGCCGACGGCCAGTCCGAGAGCATCCTGGGCGGCCTGGGGCTCGGGCTGGGCGGCCGCGACTGCAAAG TAAAAATTGCCACCAAGGCCAATCCATTGGAAGAAAACTCACTGAAGCCTGACAGCCTCCGGTTCCAGCTGGAGACGTCCCTCCGGCGGCTGCAGTGTCCCCGAGTGGACCTGTTTTACCTGCACCTGCCGGACCACGGCACCCCCGTGGAAGAGACGCTGCGCGCCTGCCACCAGCTGCACCAGGAG GGCAAGTTCGTGGAGCTCGGCCTCTCCAACTATGCCGCCTGGGAGGTGGCCGAGATCTGTACCCTGTGCAGGAGCAACGGCTGGATCCAGCCCACCGTGTACCAG GGCATGTACAACGCCACCACCCGGCAGGTGGAGGCGGAGCTGCTGCCCTGCCTCCGGCGCTTTGGACTGAGGTTCTACGCCTACAACCCTCTGGCTG GAGGCCTGCTGACCGGCAGGTACAAGTATGAGGACAAGGACGGGAAACAGCCTGAGGGCCGCTTCTTTGGGAACAGCTGGGCAGAGGTCTACAGGAATCG CTACTGGAAGGAGCAGCACTTCGAGGGCATCGCCCTGGTGGAGAAGGCCCTGCAGGCTGCGTACGGCAGCAGCGCCCCCAGCATGACCTCAGCCGCCCTCCGGTGGATGTACCACCACTCCCAGCTCCAG ATTCTCCGCTCTGCTGCTGGGCCTCCTTGA
- the MRTO4 gene encoding mRNA turnover protein 4 homolog, whose amino-acid sequence MPKSKRDKKVSLTKTAKKGLELKQNLIEELRKCVDTYKYLFIFSVANMRNSKLKDIRNAWKHSRMFFGKNKVMMVALGRSPSDEYKDNLHQVSKKLRGEVGLLFTNRTKEEVDEWFTKYTEMDYARAGNKATFTVNLDPGPLEQFPHSMEPQLRQLGLPTALKKGVVTLLSDYEVCREGDVLTPEQARVLKLFGYEMAEFKVSVKYMWDAQSGRFQQMGDDLPESAPESEGESEEDDDDS is encoded by the exons ATGCCCAAGTCCAAGCGCGACAAGAAAG TCTCCCTAACCAAAACTGCCAAGAAGGGCTTGGAACTGAAACAGAACTTGATAGAAGAG CTTCGGAAATGTGTGGACACGTACAAGTACCTCTTCATCTTCTCCGTGGCCAACATGAGGAACAGCAAGCTGAAGGACATCCGCAACGCCTGGAAGCACAGTCG GATGTTCTTTGGCAAAAACAAGGTGATGATGGTGGCGCTGGGTCGGAGCCCGTCTGACGAGTACAAAGACAACCTGCATCAG GTCAGCAAGAAGTTGAGGGGCGAAGTTGGTCTCCTTTTCACCAATCGCACTAAGGAGGAAGTGGACGA gTGGTTCACAAAGTACACGGAAATGGACTATGCCCGAGCAGGAAACAAAGCCACTTTCACTGTGAACCTGGACCCGGGACCCCTGGAGCAGTTCCCCCACTCCATGGAGCCCCAGTTGAGGCAGCTGGGCCTGCCCACGGCCCTCAAGAAAG GTGTGGTGACCCTGTTGTCTGACTACGAGGTGTGCAGAGAAGGCGACGTGCTGACCCCAGAGCAGGCCCGCGTCCTG AAGCTTTTCGGGTATGAGATGGCTGAATTCAAGGTGAGCGTCAAATACATGTGGGACGCGCAGTCCGGAAGGTTCCAGCAGATGGGAGATGACTTGCCAGAGAGCGCGCCCGAGTCAGAAGGAGAGTCGGAGGAGGACGACGACGACAGCTGA
- the LOC122698259 gene encoding aflatoxin B1 aldehyde reductase member 2-like isoform X1, whose product MDQQDVGMYNATTRQVEAELLPCLRRFGLRFYAYNPLAGGLLTGRYKYEDKDGKQPEGRFFGNSWAEVYRNRASPLPTAAGETLHRDWGILKLAAGPVTWGN is encoded by the exons atggatcaacaagatgtg GGCATGTACAACGCCACCACCCGGCAGGTGGAGGCGGAGCTGCTGCCCTGCCTCCGGCGCTTTGGACTGAGGTTCTACGCCTACAACCCTCTGGCTG GAGGCCTGCTGACCGGCAGGTACAAGTATGAGGACAAGGACGGGAAACAGCCCGAGGGCCGCTTCTTTGGGAACAGCTGGGCAGAGGTCTACAGGAATCG AGCCTCCCCCTTGCCCACGGCGGCAGGAGAAACCTTGCATCGGGACTGGGGAATCCTGAAGCTTGCTGCTGGCCCTGTCACCTGGGGCAACTGA
- the LOC122698259 gene encoding aflatoxin B1 aldehyde reductase member 2-like isoform X3 → MYNATTRQVEAELLPCLRRFGLRFYAYNPLAGGLLTGRYKYEDKDGKQPEGRFFGNSWAEVYRNRASPLPTAAGETLHRDWGILKLAAGPVTWGN, encoded by the exons ATGTACAACGCCACCACCCGGCAGGTGGAGGCGGAGCTGCTGCCCTGCCTCCGGCGCTTTGGACTGAGGTTCTACGCCTACAACCCTCTGGCTG GAGGCCTGCTGACCGGCAGGTACAAGTATGAGGACAAGGACGGGAAACAGCCCGAGGGCCGCTTCTTTGGGAACAGCTGGGCAGAGGTCTACAGGAATCG AGCCTCCCCCTTGCCCACGGCGGCAGGAGAAACCTTGCATCGGGACTGGGGAATCCTGAAGCTTGCTGCTGGCCCTGTCACCTGGGGCAACTGA